ATGCGCTCCGGCTCATTTTCACgcaataatattattttttttaaagtatctCTACGGATAGTCTTCGTGAAATACGGGACTTCTTATTGAAACGTTTTGTAAGAAGTAGTCCATACCTTTGAATGAAAGCGAAAGAGACGTCAGCTTATGTTAGCATACAAGGCAGACCCACATGAGTCCTCTCTGCCACTCTGCCGTCTGATGCAATGTGGGAAATGAGTTCCGGGTTTCAGGACCCGCTGATCCGCTGCTTCCGCCACACTGAGGAAGTCTATAAAGTGCCCTGTCTCATTCATCTtatttataataaaaaataaaataatattgtatatgtatattatcataataatgatactactacaactactactactactactactactaataataataataataataataatacattttactaTATTTATAGGCTACTTCTGATGTTGTAAATTAATGTTACACAGATACACTAACAAATGGTGTTGGTTTGTTGAGAgaaacatttccatatgaaaaacaaatcacaaaggACGAAATGGTACAATAAGGCAGCATTCTCTTTtaatcaaacacacataaacaaacatctTTATCATACAAGAGTTGTCTTGAACAAACACTCCCAGAAGCCTTGTTacagcaataacaataaaactgaatttaagcaCAGTGTTTCCAAATTACAGTTGAGTAACTTGTCTCACCTCTCAAAGATATTACTTTGGACAGTGTAGGTGTAGTAACACGTGTAGGACTTCTTATTTAGGGAAGAAATGTGTAATTCAATCAGCTTCAAAGAAAATGTGGTAATCCCTCCATAACAACAAAGGCATCATTTCAGTAGCATctatcaaattcaaatgttttctttcctgttttttctcACTCCCATGTGCTGAAGACATTTACAAAAGAAAACTGGAGAAAACCCACAACAGTTTGTTATAGATGGCCATCATCTGGAGTCTGGATTCTCCTCCCATCAGTCTGACTCATGCCCAAAAGCCCCCCTTACTGCTCCAACGATCCCCTCAACAGTCCCCATTACTAAACCCCCTCCCATCCTAACCACATTCCCCACCCCATTCCCACTTCTCCACGCCAGCCTCCCCAGCCCTCCACCCACAGCTTTCGCCTGACCCCCCATCTCCGACATCACCGTCCCCACATAACCCTCGCTCTGCTCCCACAGCCGCCCTCCAAAGAACCTGGTCACCCACCAAGCGTTATCCACAGCGTCGCCGAATATCCCCACCGTGTCGCCGGCCAGGGTCCCCACGCCAGTGACCCCGGTGTGGCAGCTGGTCAGCAGGGCTTCCATCATGGAGGAGGTGCAGTAGTATATGTTGGAGCAGCAGGTGCCCCCCAGATCCAGCAGCATGTCGGCAGCCGAGCCCAGCCCGGAcaccaggtcagaggtcacgagGTGGAGCAGGGAGAAGGTGTCTCCGGGAAGCGCACAGAGAACGCCAAGGTCCTCCTGAAGCACGTAGGTCACCTGAGTCAAGATGAGAGGAGGTGAGACAACGAGGTTTGATTATAACGAAACGACACACAGACCATAGGGAACGCAATGTAGTTCAAAAGAGTTCAAAATTGCTTTTAATATCTGACTCTATTTCTCCTTCCTGGCCCATGTTTctatcttttctgtctcttgtgCCTTGCTTTATTGACCTAtcccttgtttgtttgtttttatagttGTTTTTAGTGTAGTTTTTTACTTGCTATATATTTgtacactgtttttatttatgctcaTACTATTTCATGTCTTTCGTGTCTTTGAGTAtcttgaaaagcgctatacaaataaaatgtattatcatcattattattagagTTAAAACCTCTCTTGGCCACTTGTCATTCCAGTTTGCTGCTCCCAGTGACTGGAATGATTTGCaaatttcatctctctctgccttcaagGACTCTGTCACAGACATGTACAGGCATACATGCAGCTGTTGCTCAGCAAGATGACAACACTAACTTCTCTACAAgtgttgttgtatgtttttgcCACGTTTTAATAGATTTTAGTGAtgtccttgttgttgttgttgttgttgttgcattactgtttttattgttttctgagAACTACTGTACTACTTCTTACCTTGTCTCCCTGTTATGTTATATttattgattaattattatACCGATAATTAATACAATTATATTGCTACTaccataatgtaataataataatatatatgattattattattattattattacattgtattCTTTTGCCTCTTGCCAGTCCATCATCATAGATATGAATTTGTTTGTCATTGaatttcctggttaaataaagcttaaatatactgtaagtgCAAATGGTTCTTTGAGTTGCATCACCTGTCCAGGCAGCTCTGTGATGGTGGAGACCACGGGGCGGAGTGGAGCCGTGAGGAGGGAGTAGGTGGAGGAGATGATGTAGACCAGAGTGCTGCTGGAGTTTGTGTCCGCCTCCTCTGCAGCCAAAGTCTCATAGCCATCTGAAGACTGAGGAGACTCGGATCTGGCAGCCTCCGAGTGTGTCCCGTCACCCTGCGCTTCACCGCCGCTCTCCACTTCCTCTGCTGCAGTTTCTCGTGTGACGTCAGCAACTTGAACTTCCTCTGGCTGAGCATCATCAAGACTGGCCACCTGTTCTCCGGTGATCGgtgcctctctgctctcctcagcATTCTCATCTGACTCTTGACCCGCAGTATCTGAATCCACCTGTTCCCCTCCTACGTCTTGACCAGTAGTATCTGAatccagtgtttctgtgtttccagGGAGCGCCTCGCTGTGAAGACCCACAATGCCTCCCTCAGTCTCCCCATTTGCTCCTCCGCACCCCTCAGAGAACAGCTCCGCCACCCCAAGCATCTCCTCCAGCTCGTTCACACTAacttccctctccccttcccctgtGTCCCTGACTAACCCCACACTGAACCCTCCCTCCCCCgctgagacagagcagcacactGCAGACCACAGCAACTTCCACTTGCATTCCTCATCTCCATCCCCTGCAGCCCCGGTCAGGATGTAGAGGTCACCCCCTAAAGCGCTGCACTGGGGAATGACGCTCGACCGGACCAGTGCTGTGACTGTGGAGTCCCAGTGTTGAAGAGGGGAGTCTGCAGGGGAGACCAGCTGAGATGCACTCCCACTTCCTCTGAGTAGAGCTGGCACTGGCACTTTAACGTCATCTTCTTCATTCCCTGTCTGGAGGAAGAAAATGGTCAAAACAGAACTGTTCAAGTATGAATGTAATACAAAAATCTATCAAAGTGTAGTTATTACCAACTGTATTCACTTATTTATTGCTTATGAATTAATAGCTATAAATactaattaatacattttacttGCTTAATAAATTTCAGACAAGTTATTTGCTCATAACAAATGTTTCTATATTACACAATAATTCAGGATGATGTCAGCTTGTTTCACTAGCATCATGTAGTAAACAATCTTTGACATTAATGTAAGGAGGTCAAATCTTTAACAACCATTTCCAGCTGTCTCATAGTTTGTTCATTTCAAAAAGGCTTGTTTCACACACATTAtctctttgtttttatattgtatCTTTTACATTGTCACATGATTTGCAGTCAATTACCAGAGTTGATTGTTTACAATGTTTACGCCGACTCTGAAACTGCATAAACACTATAACCCCAATCTATGAGGTCACTTCTGATGGCGCATCCCATCACGACTGCAGATAGCACCCATTTTTAACAACATGATAGATGTGTCCTTACCAGGagctcttctccctcctctccccctctctctgtccatccgtGGCTAAGACGGAAGGCAGAGTAGACAGCTGTGTCACAGGTCGGGCTGTAAAGAGTGGCAAACGCCTGTCCCCCGGGCAGACTGTGGCAGCGGGGCCGCAGCCGTGGCCCTGCAGAGGCTCCCCGAGGGGCCGTCTGTCTGTAGAAGCAGTGGCTGCAGAGGGAGAAGCCTGGCTCTGAGTCGTCCTCAGCTGGAAGAGACAGGCCCAGGCCCAGCACTgccagcagccagccagccaccgCAGCTGCATTGACAGCAGCAGGACACAGCATGGTGGTGGTGAGCTCAGcaactcccccctctctctctttctctcacacactcacacacacacacccagagagagggagaggcttaTAAATTATCCAGAGGTTTCCGTATTTAGATAGGAAAGATAATGGTGGCCCGGGTTGGCAAGCTCTGTGGAGggcttgttgtttttcctcactCGCTTCCTGTTCTTGCTTCCAGCTTATCTCCAACCATGTCTGTCTTCTTTTAATGTCAACTGTGCtctgagagagtgagtgtgcacAATCTCGCTTAGTCTTTCATTTCCCTCTGCCTGACAACCTCGCCCTCTCTGGCAGTTCCTccctttcactctccctctggCTGCACCTCAACtttacccctccctcccctttccctctctctctctatggttACACCTTTAACTCCCTTTGCTATTAGGTACACAAGCCCACACCCATTAAGAGCTGTCAATTACCTGTATgtctgcattcccaaacaatgCTCTTTCTGTATGGGTGAGTCTCTTGATTGACAAGCTCAATGGTTCATTATTTGTGTTAAAGCACATTCCTTTTctttaagtgctgactccgtaCAATATCAAGTCAAGTAGTTCCTTGGAAATACTTCATTCAATTAAAATCATGCGGCATTTCACAACAGTAACCCAGTGTAAGACGGTCTCCACTTATATGTAGGCAACTGATCTCTAAATGTAATGATGTGGTCAAAATATGAGTCTCCTAATGAAATCCTCATTAACGTTTAATCCTGGAGTCATGGGTCATAGTCTCACCCTGCAGTGCAGTGAATCTTGAAATCTAACTTCCCAGACAAAAAGCAATCCCTTTCATGGCCCTGAGGATTGCAGCTGTCTTCCTAAATATTACAAATATGCCTGTTGAGACACGATGCTGGCACTGCGGTGTTCTTTCCAAAATCGttatgaaacaaaaacagcaatcgGCATCTAATCTCATAGCCTTGTCTGCGAAAGCACAAGtgaggaacaaaaaaaacaaaaaaaaaatctttctctctttttgacCTCTAAAAGAAGTGGAATCCAGCCAGACTGCCTTTGTGTTGTTTAAGAGTTATGACCAACATGAGCCCAGCGAACCCCTGGGCTTCTGTCAAGATGGTATGAGGATTCCTTTACAGGAGGGAGAAACCAAGCCAAGAAACTCATGTGCAATAACCAACATAAATGAGGTTTACTTCATCTTTTCTCATTCATCTGTTTCGATAAGAGTACCACACGTTCTCACTACACACTCCCTATACGCAATAGGTATTCACACAGAATAGAGCATACCTCAATGACTTTGGTATGAGAGCTTAAGGGTGTGATGTTCTGGGTGGGGCGGTGGTTGCAGCAAGGGTCACACTATCAAATGTTTTGAGCACTTTGACTCttttttaaagacaaaaaaccaagaccaagaccaaaaacTGTGTTATACAAGATAtgcttcagacagacagacaacaaccCTAATCAAAACAACTGTTTTAGGTATAATGGCCTCTGCAGCATGTTGTCAGCAGAATGAACAGATGAGCAGAGTGAAACCTGACACCGCATTAAGCCCCTTAGTCAGCTGAAATGataacattttaatttgatacatcatgggtaaaaataaaatacatctcCATAAACAGGGAAAAGTATTGATTTCAACatttagtaaaaaaacaaacaaatcatgaACATAattccaaatgacagacatgttTCATAAATCCTTGTAAGAGCAAAGCAGATATAAGATTTTAAACCTCAAAATATCTCTATCATTGTGAAACACTATGAGCTATAATACCTCTAATATACTAAGTCTGGCATGGAGgttagacagaaaaaaacagctcaTCAATCTCTCTCCAAGGGAGACACACCTAGTTGTAGTCACACAATTTCTGCATAGCAAGACTGCTGAGCCAAAAAGACGATCAGCAGGTAGCTAGAAACCACGTCAGAGACAAAACACCCAGATATCCCATGGAAGCGACGCTTTCCTGCAAGCTTACAAACTGTTGTTGTCACTGAATAAATTATCAACATAATGATTGAACGCCACATTTCTCTGGGAGATTGTTTTGGCCGTGATATTGCAGATAAGCAAACGTCCACAGGGGGGAGCTTGGCTCTGCTTTTGAAATGTGGAATGGGTTGCCgaatacagaaatatatacaaTCACATTCTGTCTTTTGCTCACAAATACGTAGACATACACCCCAaatacatctacacacacactcaggctcACTCATTGGGGATATCAATGACCAGTTCTGCCTCATCTGCCTCCCCCCTGTCTTCGTCTCCTCTGTCGCTGTCTCCgtcgctctccccctcctcctcagcagCGTCGCCGCTAAGCATCTGTCTGGGAACCCAGCTGAACGGGCCGCTGGCCGCAGGAGTGGCCGCATGGGCTGATGGGTAATTAGCCGTCATTGGGGCCACAACCTGAGAGGAGTGCCGAATAAGACAGATAGGTTAggaatgacagagagaagggTGGAGATGTGATGAAGACAGAAGAGGTACGGATGAATGGCTGCAATACAGATCTACCCAGTGACTCGGGTTAGAGCATAACTGAAGGATTTCAGTagagctgcaactaacaattcaTTTCATTATCCATTAATCTatcaattattttattaattaatcatttagtctataaaatgtcaaaaataatgacaaatgcccatcacaagttaccaaagcccaaagtgattcttaaaattgtttacttagtctgaccagcagccaaagtattaattttataatgatatgaaacagagaaaagcagcaaatcttagcatttgtcaagctgtaaccagcaaatgctttttaaaatatttttacttgataaatgactaaaacaattgatcgattatcaaaattataatcaagtaattttctgtcgatctaCTAATCTATCAA
The Centroberyx gerrardi isolate f3 chromosome 12, fCenGer3.hap1.cur.20231027, whole genome shotgun sequence genome window above contains:
- the LOC139919557 gene encoding uncharacterized protein LOC139919557, producing MLCPAAVNAAAVAGWLLAVLGLGLSLPAEDDSEPGFSLCSHCFYRQTAPRGASAGPRLRPRCHSLPGGQAFATLYSPTCDTAVYSAFRLSHGWTERGGEEGEELLTGNEEDDVKVPVPALLRGSGSASQLVSPADSPLQHWDSTVTALVRSSVIPQCSALGGDLYILTGAAGDGDEECKWKLLWSAVCCSVSAGEGGFSVGLVRDTGEGEREVSVNELEEMLGVAELFSEGCGGANGETEGGIVGLHSEALPGNTETLDSDTTGQDVGGEQVDSDTAGQESDENAEESREAPITGEQVASLDDAQPEEVQVADVTRETAAEEVESGGEAQGDGTHSEAARSESPQSSDGYETLAAEEADTNSSSTLVYIISSTYSLLTAPLRPVVSTITELPGQVTYVLQEDLGVLCALPGDTFSLLHLVTSDLVSGLGSAADMLLDLGGTCCSNIYYCTSSMMEALLTSCHTGVTGVGTLAGDTVGIFGDAVDNAWWVTRFFGGRLWEQSEGYVGTVMSEMGGQAKAVGGGLGRLAWRSGNGVGNVVRMGGGLVMGTVEGIVGAVRGAFGHESD